A region from the Lolium perenne isolate Kyuss_39 chromosome 4, Kyuss_2.0, whole genome shotgun sequence genome encodes:
- the LOC127296344 gene encoding zinc finger protein 7, which produces MKSTSAQEPCEDQLSDISSQEASNSSSCPPATLELSLTVTAAATTTESSTTDSNAGRGAQAAAAAREPARVFTCNYCQRKFFSSQALGGHQNAHRRERTMARRAVHRLDAYPYGYADVASLPLYGSHGLYPIGIQAHASAHHQGVAVPAPADRQQQLQQQDQARARALLGPMPFLVGADEEASFGWPGSFRPPPSAGGVLPAGAALHHSGSFFGSSSGSVVVQADEEPDLTLRL; this is translated from the coding sequence ATGAAGAGCACCAGCGCCCAAGAACCGTGTGAGGATCAGCTGTCTGACATCAGCAGCCAGGAGGCGTCCAACTCCTCCTCCTGCCCGCCGGCCACCCTCGAGCTGTCGCTCAccgtcaccgccgccgccaccaccaccgagtCGAGCACCACCGACAGCAACGCCGGCAGGGGTGCGCAGGCCGCGGCTGCCGCGCGGGAGCCGGCGCGTGTGTTCACGTGCAACTACTGCCAGAGGAAGTTCTTCAGCTCGCAGGCGCTGGGCGGGCACCAGAACGCGCACCGGCGCGAGCGCACGATGGCCCGGCGCGCCGTGCACCGTCTCGACGCCTACCCCTACGGCTACGCCGACGTGGCCTCCCTCCCTCTCTACGGCTCCCACGGCCTGTACCCCATCGGCATCCAGGCGCACGCGTCGGCGCACCACCAGGGCGTGGCCgtgccggcgccggcggaccggCAGCAGCAGCTGCAGCAGCAAGACCAGGCGCGGGCGAGGGCGCTGCTGGGCCCGATGCCGTTCCTCGTGGGCGCCGACGAGGAGGCCAGCTTCGGGTGGCCGGGAAGCTTCAGGCCACCACCGTCGGCTGGCGGCGTGCTCCCCGCCGGCGCGGCCCTCCACCACTCTGGCTCCTTCTtcggcagcagcagcggcagcgtGGTGGTGCAAGCCGACGAGGAGCCCGACCTGACGCTTAGACTCTAG